The Fluviicola sp. genome segment AACGGGCCGTTTAAAGTGTATATGCAAAACCAGAATTTCCCGGAATTGGGGGAGTGGGAAACTTACGGGATGAATGCAACGGTGTATTCCAGCGACCAAAGTTACTGGGGATTCAATGACGAGCCGCAAAGTTTCTACTATGGCAGGATCCGTGGATTGCTTGCTGAAAATACAAAGTGCCTGGTAACACTTTGGGCAACTACCGCTTTGAATATGTTCCACCAGGCTTGCAGTGGCGAAGCACTTGGAAAAGCGATCAAAGAAGTGATGAATAACAATACTGTCAACAACAATATCCAGAAGCCACAGCAAAACTGGGACGATACAAATTGGTGGGGACGTACACATTTTGCCTACAACGGCGATCCGACGATCCGTTTGTACCAATTGCAGCCCGCTTCGAACCTGACCATAGCAAATGTGAACAATGAAGCGGTATTGAACTGGACAGCTTCACCGGATGCGAATGTGAGCGGATATCATGTCTACAAAAGCACGGCGGAATTGGGTGTTTACAATCGCGTGACAACCAACCAGCTGACAACTTTGACTTACACAGACAACGATTACCATTACGGTGACTGGTACATGGTTCGCGCGGTTGAAACAGAAGAAAGCGGCTGCGGACAGTTTGTGAACCCGAGTCTGGGAATTTTTGTCCAGGGAAACCTGAACCTTGGCTTGAACGAAAACAACCTGTCGCATCAGTTGAATGTTTACCCGAATCCGACTAACGGTGAAGTAATCGTAAAGGCAGATTTTTCCATGGAAATGATCCGTGTTTTGAGTGCTGACGGACGTTTGATCACCTCTTTGGAAAAGGTCAACCAACATACATTGGCAATGGACCTTTCCGGGTTGAATCCGGGAATCTATTTCATTCAGACAGCGAAAGGAAAGGAATTGATAACACAAAAAATTATCGTAGAATAGGATTGTTCCTGATTTATTGCATACTTTTAGGGTATCCATCAAATCAGAATCACCGTGAAAAAAATCATCTTTTACAGCTTAAGTGCATCATTGACAATTCTATTACTGATCTCCTGCGAAAAACCGACCAGGGGAAAAGTTACGAATAAATGGAATGTCATTTTTGATACGGAAGAAATTGATGGCTTTACTTCTGTGGATAATTCCATCACTTCGAACCGGTTTATCATTGATAAAGACGGGACCTGGTCCTGGAATAAGTCGGGTTCTACTTCGGGTGTTGTTTTTGGAGGGTCTGTTTTCCTGACGAACAAAAAAGCCCTGACTCAGAGAGGAACCTGGAGTTTTATTCAAAAAACAAAAGGCGATGATTTCAAAAAGAACGAACGTATATTATTCAATATCTTATTCGAATCATCTGTTGCTTCACAAACCGGTGGTGGTAACAATCCTGCCTTTCCGGATACAACGATAACGGATTCTCACACTTACCTCACGGGTGAAAAAGCAATGATTTATACCATTACCCATTCAACCCGGAAAGAACTGTGGATGGAATCAGAAAGTTTGCATGTGAATTCCTCAAACGGACAAGTGTCGTCCAAAAAGGTCAGGCTTCGCCTGGAAGCAAATAAGTAAAAAAATGAGGATGAAGAACCCAATCCTCATCCTCATCCTCATTCTCATTCTCATTTTTCGCTTTCTTAATTCAGTCCTCCGCGTACGTATGAACTGAATTGGTCACTGAATGTTGTATGGTTGTTCATTTGTGACTTGCTGAGTTTTTTACTTTCCACCAAACCCCACAACACAAATTCCTTCAGGAAATGTTTTTCGGCAGCGGCAACTTTCGGCTGGTATTTTTGGATCAAAGCTTCCAAAGGAGCAATCGAGTCCAATTGTGCATGATACGTTTTATCATCGGCATCTTCAGAGAGCACGAATTCATCCTGCTCAAAGAACCAATCCACAATCGCCTGGTAAGGACCGCTTTCTCCCGGTTTTTCCAGTTTCTCAACTTTCGGGAAATAGCTTTCAAACAAGGTTTTCACCGCTCTTCCGATCAATTGTTCGGCAACATAGGTACTTCCTTCCTGCTCACCTTCGTAAACCAATTCCATTTTCCCGGTTAAGGCCGGAATAATTCCTTGGAAATCTGCCAGTCGAACGCTGGTTTTAGGGCTTTTGCTTTTTAATCCGCGCAATTCTGCAGCACTCACCAGGTTTTCAAAAGCTGAAATACTCATCCGTGCACTCACACCACTTTTCACGTCGATGTATTCGCTGTTGCGAGCTTCGAAACCAATTTGTTCGATCAGGTCCATTGCCAATCCCGGTACGGTAATATTTTCTTTTTGATCGCCTTCCAGTTTCGCTTCCTGTTCGGTAATGGTACGCGCAACCTGGATTGTTTCCGGGTAATGGGTCAGGATTTGTGAACCGATACGGTCTTTCAACGGCGTTACAATACTTCCGCGATTGGTATAATCTTCCGGGTTTGCCGTGAACACAAATTGAATGTCCAGCGGGAAACGCAATTGGAAACCACGGATCTGGATATCGCCTTCCTGCAGAATATTGAAAAGTGCCACCTGGATACGCGCCTGCAAATCCGGTAATTCGTTAATCACAAAAATACAGCGGTTGGCACGCGGTATCATCCCGAAATGGATCACACGCTCATCAGCGTAAGACAATTTCATGTTTGCTGCCTTGATAGGGTCCACATCACCGATGAGGTCGGCAATGGTTACATCCGGAGTGGCCAGCTTTTCAGCAAAGCGCTCTTCCCGGTGAACCCATGCAATTGGTGTTTCGTCGCCTTTTTCAGCAATCAGGTCCTTCGCATAGCGTGAAAGCGGGGCAAACGGATCGTCATTGACTTCCGAACCCTGAACAATCGGCATCCATTCGTCCAACAGGTTCACCATCAGGCGCGCCAAACGCGTTTTGGCCTGCCCGCGCAATCCCAGTAAATTGATGTTGTGTTTGGCTAAAATGGCGCGTTCCAATTCCGGAATAACCGTGTTTTCATAGCCGTGAATTCCTTCAAAGGCTTGCTTTCCCGATTTGAGGGCTTCCATTAAATTCGATCGCAATTCTTCTTTAACGCTCTTTGTCTGGTATCCTGAGGCTTTTAATTCGCCCAATGTTTTGATTGATTTCATACGTTTTGTCTGTGTAATTTATTTTATTCAAATGTTCAAATTGAATGATTAAACTCTTTGAACCTTCGAAGTTCGTAGAGCGAAGAAAATTTGAACTTTTTGATCTTTCTTTATCCTCTTATCCGTTTAATTCTGTTTGTCTGGTAATCCTCAAAGATCATTTGTCCCAGTCCCTGGATTCCGGTGTAGAACGCTTTTCCCTGGTTTGCAGCGGTGAAATTTTGAATGAATTGCTGTAAATACGGGTCTTGCGCGATCATGAAAGTCGTGATCGGGATATGAAGTTTGCGTGCTTGCTGTGCCGTTGTGTAACACTTGTCAACAATGTACTTATCCAAACCTACGGAATTCATGTAATACGAACCGTCCGGTTCAATGACGCAGCTTGGTTTTCCGTCCGTGATCATGAAGATCTGTTTGTTGGTATTCCGTTTCCGGCGCAGTAAATCCATCGCCAGTTCGAGCCCTGCAACCGTGTTGGTGTGATACGGGCCAACTTCGAGGTACGGAAGATCTTTTGCTTCAATGGCCCAGGCATCGTCGCCGAAAACCAGGATGTCCAGTGTATCTTTCGGGTAACGGGTTTTGATCAGTTCGGCCAAAGCCATTGCTACCTTTTTCGCCGGAGTAATGCGGTCTTCACCATACAGGATCATACTGTGGCTGATGTCGATCATCAAAACAGTACTCATCTGGGCTTTGTAGAAACTTTCTTCGACCACCAGATCGCGCTCGTGCAACTGGAATTCACCCATTCCATTGTTGATCTGTGCATTCCGAAGACTTTCGGTCATAGAGATTTTTTCCAACCCGTCGCCGAAGTTAAACTGCCGGTAATCGCCGGTTTGCTCGTCACCGGTTCCGCTATGCTTTGTGCGGTGGTTCCCGACTCCGCTTTTTTTCAGATTCCCGAAAATCTGTTCCAGTGCATGCTGACGGATCGCCCGTTCCATTTTTGCAGTAATTTCTGCTCCTCCGCTTCCGTTTTCACCGCTTTTATCCCGGATGTAATTCTTTTTCCGTAAATCTTCCACGAAATCATCGATGGTGTAATCCGGTGTAGTTAGTTCGTACTCCTTGTCCAGGACGCGAAGCCAGTCAATGGCTTCGTCAAAATCTCCGGAAGTGTGTGTAATGAGCTCCTTGAAAATCTCGAAGAGCCTGTCGAACGGAGAAAGCTCGGGAGCGGAATAGGGCGTAAATACAAATCCTTTGCGCATATTGTTGTTTGTTTTTAGTTGTGATTGACCGTGAGTCGGATGAAATATTCGGTCAATGAAATGAATCAGATAAAGCTTGTACTTTCGAACGAATAAAGGTACGTCATTAAATCGATTTTCGAAACGAACGTAAACCTTAAAATTCGTTAAAATCTGTTGATAACGAGTGGCGATGCGCTAAAAAAACAAATCCCGGTAAACTTATCTGTTTTACCGGGATTTGCTGGGTGTTGACAGTTATGAAGCCTGCCAACTGAACGTATATCTTATCAGTTCTTCACGATTTTCACCAGGTTCATCTGACCTGCACGGTAAATGCGTAAGAAGAAAGTGTTCGATTCATAACCTGAAAGCTCCAATTCCGTTTGAAGTGTATTCGGTTCGGCAGTTTCCAAAACCTTGCCAAGCAAGTCGATCAGTTCCAGGCGTTCGATTACTGCTCCTGAAGAAGCTACGGTCAATTTACCGTTTGTCGGAACCGGGTAAACGCTTAATTCTGCTGCTGCTGTTTCCTCCAGTCCTGTAAAATCTACTGAAACACAGTTTGAAGTATCGCGGCAACCGTAAACATTGTCCACAACGATAATCGCATAGCTACCGTTTAGATCAGGGTTGAATACAACATCTGTCTCACCCGGGATTACTGACATATCCGAACAGTTTACCCACTGAGCGGTCATATCGATCAATGTTCCGGCAGTCAATGTTCCTCCGGAAGCAAAAACCGAAGCCATTACATTGTGAAGGGTAATTCGCATATCATCTGTTCCGGTACAACCGTTTGCATCTGTTCCCGTTACGGTATAAATTCCGTTAATCGGAATGAAAGGCATACCGTTCGTTGCTCCGTTTGTCCAGGTATAAGTTTGAGCTCCTGTTCCCGTCAAAGTGTGTTCGATTCCCTGGCAAAGATCCAGGTCAGGCCCTGCAGAAACAACCGGATTCGGATTGAATGTTACTGTGATTGCATCGCTTTTAACACATCCGTTGGTGTCTGTTCCGGTTACGGTGTAAGTCGTGGTGCTAGTCAGTTCGAACGGCATATTATTGATCACACCGTTATTCCAGGTATAAGTATCTGCGCCCTGTCCGGATAACGTGATATTCGTTCCTTCACATACACCGAAATCTGCTCCTGCATTCACATTCGGAAGCTGGTGTACCGTCATTATTAGCGTATCTGTATCCGTACACCCGATTGAATCGGTACCGGTTACGACATATGTGTTGGTTGTCATAGCTTCGAAAAAGACGTTGTTTGTTACACCATTTGTCCAGGTATAGCTTGCAGCTCCCTGACCAT includes the following:
- a CDS encoding magnesium chelatase, translating into MKSIKTLGELKASGYQTKSVKEELRSNLMEALKSGKQAFEGIHGYENTVIPELERAILAKHNINLLGLRGQAKTRLARLMVNLLDEWMPIVQGSEVNDDPFAPLSRYAKDLIAEKGDETPIAWVHREERFAEKLATPDVTIADLIGDVDPIKAANMKLSYADERVIHFGMIPRANRCIFVINELPDLQARIQVALFNILQEGDIQIRGFQLRFPLDIQFVFTANPEDYTNRGSIVTPLKDRIGSQILTHYPETIQVARTITEQEAKLEGDQKENITVPGLAMDLIEQIGFEARNSEYIDVKSGVSARMSISAFENLVSAAELRGLKSKSPKTSVRLADFQGIIPALTGKMELVYEGEQEGSTYVAEQLIGRAVKTLFESYFPKVEKLEKPGESGPYQAIVDWFFEQDEFVLSEDADDKTYHAQLDSIAPLEALIQKYQPKVAAAEKHFLKEFVLWGLVESKKLSKSQMNNHTTFSDQFSSYVRGGLN
- a CDS encoding VWA domain-containing protein; translation: MRKGFVFTPYSAPELSPFDRLFEIFKELITHTSGDFDEAIDWLRVLDKEYELTTPDYTIDDFVEDLRKKNYIRDKSGENGSGGAEITAKMERAIRQHALEQIFGNLKKSGVGNHRTKHSGTGDEQTGDYRQFNFGDGLEKISMTESLRNAQINNGMGEFQLHERDLVVEESFYKAQMSTVLMIDISHSMILYGEDRITPAKKVAMALAELIKTRYPKDTLDILVFGDDAWAIEAKDLPYLEVGPYHTNTVAGLELAMDLLRRKRNTNKQIFMITDGKPSCVIEPDGSYYMNSVGLDKYIVDKCYTTAQQARKLHIPITTFMIAQDPYLQQFIQNFTAANQGKAFYTGIQGLGQMIFEDYQTNRIKRIRG